One window of Leptotrichia trevisanii DSM 22070 genomic DNA carries:
- the polA gene encoding DNA polymerase I — translation MKRAVILDTSAIMYRSHFALMGMRNSNGMSTGATFGFINTLESVIREFRPDYLVACLDVKRSELDRTGELETYKAHRESMPEELVMQIDTIMKVLDGYRIPKYKKAGQEADDVIATFATKFSNDEDEQIEVFVITGDKDLAQLVDGKINIALLGKGDKNSAFKHIKTDEDVVEYLGVTPDKIPDLFGLMGDKSDGIPGVAGIGPKNGVKLITTYGNLEGIYENIDEIKGKQKEKLLNDKENAFISRELATVKQELDIEYDKKKLKFEEKDFDSLLKLYEELDFKRFSKAVEEEKERFLQNGNQKELTEEEKQILEKNKKIDEEKLEKERLEREKVEKQELEYDKENPIFDGISHFYEHVEYEHNSEIDKKIDEIQVLKEKLAIEYEAQKKKAEEIALENQKTEKTKKIKDEKVYFEKNYGKVVSWSDAYSVIEKMDKKVAIFGNMLGLSICDEKTNIVLLDSELQDILQNGNQKNAESGVQINLFSLSDNANEQKDNKKNIENIYKLLSKKEIIAYNVKEYMKSGESEYFGYSVGGKTYGINNDRFGIKCTEYFDILLARYVLGTESLQEIEEIILDEFGVEIATFEEQFKKERRKKDFSDVSDDVVCEFLSKRTFFIYKLEIIFRNRLQNEQFLNIFDKLESRLIPVLAQMEETGIKIDKKYFSEFQNELEEKINMLQNDIYKLADGEFNIDSPQQLGEVLFEKLQIPSGKKTKTGYSTNVEVLEMIANNVELTEDKRMIGKKLLEYRAYKKLLSTYIEPIPKLADKEDRIHTTFNQNGTSTGRLSSANPNLQNIPVRTDDGIRIRTGFVAKEGHSLISFDYSQIELRVLAELSKDRHLVQAYQDNQDLHNLTARKIFFKTKEDEISRHERSIAKVINFSILYGKTPFGLSKELGITVQEASQYITTYFEEYPRVRKFLDIVTETAKLHGFVETFYGTRRYISGINATNKNVQAQAVRMAVNTVVQGTAANIIKKVMIELHEEFKNDENIKMLLQVHDELIFEVRDEFAKEYMEKIEKIMENTVKFKKVPLKANGSVAKNWGLLK, via the coding sequence TTGAAAAGAGCGGTTATATTGGATACAAGTGCGATTATGTATAGAAGTCATTTTGCATTAATGGGAATGAGAAATAGTAACGGAATGTCTACTGGAGCGACATTTGGGTTTATTAATACGCTGGAAAGTGTGATTAGGGAGTTTAGGCCTGATTATTTAGTGGCTTGTCTAGATGTGAAAAGAAGTGAGCTGGATAGAACTGGGGAGTTGGAAACGTATAAGGCACATAGGGAAAGTATGCCTGAAGAACTGGTTATGCAGATTGATACTATTATGAAGGTATTGGATGGGTATAGAATTCCGAAATATAAGAAGGCTGGGCAGGAAGCGGATGATGTTATTGCCACTTTTGCCACTAAATTTTCTAATGATGAAGATGAGCAGATTGAGGTCTTTGTAATAACTGGGGATAAGGATTTGGCACAGCTTGTAGATGGAAAAATTAACATTGCCTTGCTTGGAAAAGGAGATAAAAATTCTGCATTTAAACATATAAAGACTGATGAAGATGTAGTTGAATATTTGGGAGTTACGCCTGATAAGATTCCTGACTTGTTTGGACTTATGGGGGATAAGTCAGATGGGATTCCAGGAGTTGCTGGGATTGGGCCTAAAAATGGGGTAAAACTTATTACGACTTATGGAAATTTAGAAGGAATTTATGAAAATATTGATGAAATAAAGGGAAAACAGAAGGAAAAATTACTGAATGATAAGGAAAATGCCTTTATAAGCCGGGAACTTGCAACTGTGAAGCAAGAACTTGATATTGAATATGATAAAAAGAAATTGAAATTTGAGGAAAAGGATTTTGACAGTCTTTTGAAACTTTATGAAGAGCTTGATTTTAAAAGATTTTCTAAAGCTGTGGAAGAAGAAAAGGAAAGATTTTTGCAAAATGGAAACCAAAAGGAACTTACTGAAGAAGAAAAGCAAATTTTAGAAAAAAATAAAAAAATTGATGAAGAAAAATTGGAAAAAGAGAGACTTGAAAGAGAAAAAGTTGAAAAGCAGGAATTGGAGTATGATAAGGAAAATCCGATTTTTGATGGAATTTCACATTTTTATGAGCATGTGGAGTACGAACATAATTCAGAAATAGATAAAAAAATTGATGAAATTCAAGTTTTAAAGGAAAAATTGGCAATAGAATATGAGGCTCAGAAGAAAAAGGCAGAAGAGATTGCGTTAGAAAATCAGAAAACTGAAAAAACTAAAAAAATTAAAGATGAAAAAGTGTATTTTGAGAAAAATTATGGAAAAGTTGTGAGCTGGAGTGATGCTTATTCCGTGATTGAGAAAATGGATAAAAAAGTGGCTATTTTTGGAAATATGCTTGGACTTTCCATTTGTGATGAAAAAACGAATATTGTTCTTTTGGACAGTGAACTTCAGGATATTTTGCAAAATGGAAATCAAAAAAATGCAGAATCTGGAGTACAGATTAATTTGTTTAGTTTAAGTGATAATGCTAATGAGCAAAAAGATAATAAAAAAAATATTGAGAATATTTATAAATTATTGAGCAAAAAAGAAATTATCGCCTATAATGTGAAAGAGTATATGAAAAGTGGGGAAAGTGAGTATTTTGGATATTCTGTTGGCGGTAAAACTTATGGGATAAATAATGACAGGTTTGGAATAAAATGTACTGAATATTTTGATATTTTGCTTGCAAGATATGTACTTGGGACGGAAAGTTTGCAGGAAATCGAGGAAATAATTCTAGATGAGTTTGGTGTTGAGATTGCAACTTTTGAAGAACAGTTTAAGAAGGAACGAAGAAAGAAGGATTTTAGCGATGTTTCTGATGATGTGGTTTGTGAGTTTTTATCAAAGAGAACGTTTTTTATTTATAAATTGGAAATAATTTTTAGAAATAGATTACAAAATGAGCAGTTCTTAAATATATTTGACAAGCTGGAAAGTCGATTAATACCAGTATTGGCACAAATGGAGGAAACTGGAATAAAGATTGATAAAAAATATTTCAGTGAATTTCAGAATGAACTGGAAGAAAAGATAAATATGCTTCAAAATGATATTTATAAACTTGCTGATGGGGAATTTAATATTGATTCGCCACAACAATTAGGAGAAGTTTTGTTTGAAAAATTACAGATTCCATCAGGCAAAAAGACAAAAACTGGATATTCAACAAATGTGGAAGTTCTAGAAATGATTGCAAACAATGTAGAATTGACAGAAGACAAACGGATGATTGGGAAAAAGCTACTAGAATACAGGGCTTATAAGAAATTATTATCAACATACATTGAGCCAATTCCAAAGCTGGCAGATAAAGAGGATAGGATTCATACGACTTTTAACCAAAATGGGACATCTACTGGACGGCTTTCGTCAGCAAATCCAAATTTACAGAATATTCCAGTGAGAACAGATGATGGAATAAGGATTCGTACTGGTTTTGTAGCAAAGGAAGGACATAGTTTGATTTCATTTGACTATTCGCAAATTGAATTGAGAGTTCTAGCTGAATTGTCAAAAGATAGGCATTTAGTACAGGCGTATCAGGATAATCAGGATTTACATAACTTGACGGCAAGAAAGATATTTTTTAAAACCAAAGAAGATGAGATTTCACGGCATGAGAGAAGTATTGCAAAAGTAATTAATTTTAGTATCTTGTATGGAAAAACTCCGTTTGGGTTGTCAAAGGAACTGGGAATTACAGTTCAGGAGGCTTCGCAATATATTACGACGTATTTCGAGGAATATCCTAGAGTCAGAAAATTTTTGGATATTGTTACAGAAACGGCTAAACTTCACGGTTTTGTAGAAACTTTTTACGGTACGAGAAGATATATTAGCGGAATTAATGCTACAAATAAGAATGTACAGGCACAGGCTGTAAGAATGGCGGTAAATACTGTCGTTCAGGGAACAGCGGCAAATATTATAAAAAAAGTTATGATTGAACTTCATGAGGAGTTTAAAAATGATGAAAATATCAAAATGCTTCTTCAAGTTCACGATGAACTGATTTTTGAAGTTCGTGATGAATTTGCTAAGGAATACATGGAAAAAATTGAAAAAATTATGGAAAATACTGTTAAATTTAAGAAAGTTCCGTTAAAAGCTAATGGAAGTGTTGCTAAAAATTGGGGATTATTAAAGTAA
- a CDS encoding HIRAN domain-containing protein, giving the protein MLINNFSGIKLEFDGLYYGGNYEIEIFPDGRFYYSYIENTSVELKKGSFQINQKEIMIFEEMMDYFELLKNQSNYMINEFNFGNGVLVIHKNNGREEKIRLGKEMMFEYAKTLIDKYTKKSKRLFLLDTYLEGAKYIRNFAIKIKDEVQLDLFREFNGISLNAVAVYNSKKEKVGYLPKNQSEIIARMIDAGKKFVAVPIPYDEDIALKIYLVD; this is encoded by the coding sequence GTGCTAATAAATAATTTTAGTGGGATAAAACTTGAGTTTGATGGACTTTATTATGGGGGGAATTATGAAATTGAAATTTTTCCTGATGGGAGATTTTATTATTCATATATTGAAAATACATCAGTCGAGCTGAAAAAAGGCTCTTTTCAGATTAATCAGAAGGAAATTATGATTTTTGAAGAAATGATGGATTATTTTGAACTTTTGAAAAATCAAAGCAATTATATGATAAATGAGTTTAATTTTGGAAATGGAGTTCTTGTTATTCATAAAAATAACGGACGTGAGGAAAAAATTCGGCTTGGCAAAGAAATGATGTTTGAATATGCAAAGACATTAATTGATAAGTATACAAAAAAATCAAAAAGACTCTTTTTACTGGACACTTATTTGGAAGGAGCCAAATATATCAGAAATTTTGCAATTAAAATTAAGGATGAAGTACAGCTGGATTTATTCCGTGAATTTAACGGAATCTCATTAAATGCAGTGGCTGTGTACAATTCCAAAAAGGAAAAAGTTGGATATTTGCCGAAAAATCAAAGTGAAATTATTGCAAGAATGATTGATGCCGGGAAAAAGTTTGTTGCGGTGCCAATTCCTTATGATGAGGATATAGCTCTTAAAATTTACCTTGTAGATTAA
- a CDS encoding AzlC family ABC transporter permease — MAQIRKLENYLKGLKDGTVGIAYIPFGVAIGLISAKSFSQILPMIGLTSFGMYAGGAHSLLLKVLYVMKSPPVEVILSIALINLRYLLLNIVIFRQLGEKTPIFQKFLVGVGLTDETVTYLTLKKAKNAWYMMGVNTIPYFCYCFGTIFGAIFGEKLPESLMTSMNFVLYSIFFSMLIMALSQNFKYIKIVLLALIIKMAFSFLPILNKVSSGWVMILTMFLASFIYAQLYYNENPEKQEND; from the coding sequence ATGGCACAAATAAGAAAACTGGAAAACTATTTAAAGGGATTAAAAGACGGTACTGTCGGAATTGCCTACATTCCCTTTGGAGTTGCAATCGGACTGATTTCAGCCAAAAGTTTTTCCCAAATTTTGCCAATGATTGGGCTTACATCGTTTGGAATGTATGCAGGAGGGGCTCATTCATTACTGTTAAAGGTGCTTTATGTGATGAAGTCGCCTCCAGTTGAAGTGATTTTATCAATTGCTCTCATAAATTTAAGATATTTATTGTTAAATATCGTTATTTTTAGACAGCTTGGTGAAAAAACTCCTATTTTTCAGAAGTTTCTGGTAGGCGTGGGGCTTACTGATGAAACTGTAACATATCTGACATTAAAAAAGGCCAAAAATGCATGGTATATGATGGGAGTAAATACAATTCCATATTTTTGCTACTGTTTTGGTACAATTTTTGGAGCGATATTTGGTGAAAAATTGCCTGAATCACTTATGACAAGTATGAATTTTGTGCTTTATTCAATATTTTTCAGTATGTTAATAATGGCTTTAAGCCAAAATTTTAAATATATAAAAATTGTTTTGCTGGCACTTATTATAAAAATGGCATTTTCATTTTTGCCTATTTTAAATAAGGTAAGTTCAGGATGGGTTATGATTTTGACAATGTTTTTGGCAAGTTTTATATACGCACAGCTTTATTATAATGAAAATCCTGAAAAGCAGGAAAACGATTAA
- a CDS encoding HAD family hydrolase produces the protein MKKNVAAFFDIDGTIYRDSLLIEHFKMLVQYEYIDMMTWEGKVKEKFSKWENRTGDYDDYLDELVQTYMEALKNFSKEDMDFIAKRVMKLKGDKVYRYTRERLKYHKEKNHKVIIISGSPDFLVSKMAERYGVKDYRASTYEVNENGIFTGKVTPMWDAKSKQKAIADFCKMYEIDLTKSYAYGDTTGDLTMFKNVGNAIAINPAKKLLQKIKRDKELKEKVMIVVERKDVIYKLKADVDII, from the coding sequence ATGAAAAAAAATGTAGCAGCATTTTTTGATATAGATGGAACAATTTATAGGGATTCTTTGCTGATTGAACATTTCAAGATGCTTGTGCAGTATGAATATATTGATATGATGACTTGGGAAGGGAAGGTTAAGGAGAAATTTTCCAAGTGGGAAAACAGGACTGGGGATTATGACGACTATCTGGATGAGCTTGTGCAGACTTATATGGAGGCATTAAAGAATTTTAGCAAGGAGGATATGGATTTTATTGCTAAAAGAGTGATGAAACTCAAAGGGGACAAAGTTTACCGATATACACGTGAGAGGCTGAAATATCATAAGGAAAAAAATCATAAAGTTATAATTATCTCTGGGAGTCCAGATTTTCTAGTAAGTAAAATGGCTGAAAGATATGGAGTTAAGGATTACAGGGCATCTACTTATGAAGTTAATGAAAATGGGATTTTTACAGGAAAAGTGACTCCAATGTGGGATGCCAAGAGTAAACAGAAGGCAATAGCAGATTTTTGTAAAATGTACGAAATAGATTTGACAAAATCATATGCTTACGGAGATACAACAGGCGATCTGACAATGTTTAAAAACGTAGGGAACGCCATTGCCATAAATCCTGCTAAAAAATTATTGCAGAAAATAAAACGGGATAAGGAATTGAAAGAAAAAGTTATGATTGTTGTAGAAAGAAAAGATGTTATTTATAAACTGAAGGCGGATGTGGATATTATATAA
- the cas4 gene encoding CRISPR-associated protein Cas4: MKITGLMINYYFVCKRKLWCQSKNINLEEENENVQLGKLIDENSYNLETKQVMIEETVNIDFIRKWQVVHEVKKSKAVEEAAIWQVKYYIYFLKRRGIKIEKGIIDYPVIRERKEIILTEEDENTLKEILTDIEKICQNEKDPPVINNKICKKCAYYEFCYV, encoded by the coding sequence ATGAAAATAACAGGACTTATGATAAATTATTATTTTGTATGTAAACGTAAATTGTGGTGTCAATCCAAAAATATTAATCTTGAAGAAGAAAATGAAAATGTTCAACTAGGAAAATTAATTGATGAAAACAGTTACAATTTGGAAACTAAACAAGTTATGATAGAAGAAACCGTAAATATTGATTTTATCCGTAAATGGCAAGTCGTTCACGAAGTAAAAAAAAGCAAGGCTGTAGAAGAGGCGGCAATTTGGCAAGTGAAATACTATATTTATTTTTTAAAGCGACGTGGAATAAAAATTGAAAAAGGAATCATTGATTATCCTGTAATTAGGGAACGTAAGGAAATAATTTTAACAGAGGAAGATGAAAATACGTTGAAGGAAATTTTAACTGATATTGAAAAAATTTGTCAAAATGAAAAGGATCCTCCTGTAATTAATAATAAAATTTGTAAAAAATGTGCATATTATGAGTTTTGTTACGTTTAA
- a CDS encoding NAD(P)-dependent oxidoreductase, whose protein sequence is MDKNLKIVYLDRITAGPIDLKERFSKYGEYIEYGDTDSGEVDERIKDVDVVITTRIKLGREQFEKAKKLKLILITATGFNHIDVKSANEFGIKVANVSGYSTNSVAQLAITFLLNELTPVNRYYEEVKDGKWMDITVPNYQKYPIDDANGKILGIVGFGNIGKRVAQVAEILGMEVMVAKNTEKDNAKTDSVIEKGGFLRYDLDEVLEKCDVLTLHVPLTDSTRNLINLEKMKKMKKSAIILNLARGPVINQEDLYFALKNKIIKSAAIDVTNVEPIEKNSKLFELDNILVTPHIAWKSEKSMVKLMDDVEENLKLFLEGRLEGLK, encoded by the coding sequence ATGGATAAAAATTTAAAAATAGTTTATTTAGATAGAATTACGGCTGGGCCGATTGATTTGAAAGAAAGATTTTCTAAATACGGCGAATACATTGAGTATGGAGATACTGATTCTGGTGAGGTTGATGAGAGAATAAAAGATGTGGATGTTGTAATAACGACTAGGATAAAACTAGGAAGAGAGCAATTTGAAAAGGCTAAAAAACTTAAATTGATACTTATTACAGCGACAGGATTTAATCATATTGATGTGAAAAGTGCAAATGAGTTTGGGATAAAAGTGGCAAATGTTTCGGGGTATTCGACTAATTCCGTTGCACAACTTGCGATTACTTTTTTATTGAATGAATTGACGCCTGTTAATAGATATTATGAGGAAGTTAAGGATGGAAAATGGATGGATATTACTGTTCCTAATTATCAGAAATATCCGATAGATGATGCGAATGGAAAAATATTAGGAATTGTAGGATTTGGAAATATTGGTAAGAGAGTCGCTCAAGTCGCAGAGATATTGGGAATGGAAGTAATGGTTGCCAAGAATACTGAAAAAGATAATGCAAAAACTGACTCTGTAATTGAAAAAGGTGGATTTTTACGTTATGATTTGGATGAAGTGCTTGAAAAATGTGATGTTTTGACACTTCATGTCCCGCTGACTGATTCGACACGGAATCTTATAAATCTTGAAAAAATGAAAAAGATGAAAAAAAGTGCAATAATCTTAAATCTTGCAAGAGGGCCTGTTATAAATCAGGAAGACTTATATTTTGCACTAAAAAATAAAATAATAAAATCAGCAGCTATTGATGTTACAAATGTTGAGCCGATTGAAAAAAATTCTAAATTATTTGAGCTGGATAATATTTTAGTTACACCGCATATTGCTTGGAAATCTGAAAAAAGCATGGTAAAATTGATGGATGATGTTGAGGAAAATTTGAAATTGTTTCTTGAAGGAAGACTGGAAGGCTTGAAATAA
- the cas2 gene encoding CRISPR-associated endonuclease Cas2 — protein sequence MYIILVYDILTDDNGPRISRNVFKICKKYLTNVQKSVFEGEITPVLLKKLNLELKRYIRKDKDSLIIFKSRQEKWLEKEFWGLEDDKTSNFF from the coding sequence ATGTATATAATTTTAGTTTATGACATCCTAACAGATGACAATGGCCCAAGAATTTCTCGAAATGTATTTAAAATTTGCAAAAAGTACTTAACAAATGTTCAAAAATCAGTATTTGAAGGAGAAATAACCCCAGTTTTATTAAAAAAATTAAATCTCGAACTAAAACGATACATTCGCAAAGACAAAGACTCATTAATAATTTTCAAATCACGTCAAGAAAAATGGCTAGAAAAAGAATTTTGGGGATTAGAAGACGACAAAACCTCAAATTTCTTTTAA
- a CDS encoding AzlD domain-containing protein, protein MIRLNYNENLGILTMILMTLIIMTVILRTLPIFVKIPENNLKVNKFFEALPYTVLTVLVFPDIFTSTGSTNFDIIRVLIGMAIVAYLTFRKTNLGIIIIVSIAVIYFLGTLKIYLK, encoded by the coding sequence GTGATAAGATTGAATTATAACGAAAATTTAGGAATTTTAACAATGATTTTGATGACACTCATAATCATGACGGTAATACTGAGGACATTGCCAATATTTGTAAAAATTCCAGAAAACAACCTAAAAGTTAATAAGTTCTTTGAAGCACTTCCTTATACAGTATTGACAGTATTAGTATTTCCAGATATTTTTACTTCTACTGGAAGTACAAATTTTGACATAATAAGAGTTCTGATTGGAATGGCAATCGTGGCATATTTAACTTTTAGGAAGACAAATCTGGGAATAATAATAATTGTTTCTATTGCAGTGATATATTTTTTAGGGACTTTGAAAATTTATTTGAAATGA
- a CDS encoding CRISPR-associated helicase/endonuclease Cas3, with translation MKNNFLAKSSGETILRHTENLFNNFMKIFMIYPKLNVEKRLLLLACIYHDLGKINQKFQSKLSGEKQSGEIPHGILSTSFINDDILIEYHHFSEDEIKILAHSVALHHERNLMEINDSDLSDEIYSMNNEVKNFSKELKILENIYFEYFKNTENYKDRKAIFNWEDGKVELAELSSLFYEIGSRVYSDVEGSETFQKYVMLKGLLNKIDYAASSYIPVEEKNDFLEEKMNAFLKNVLKKDNPENDWNELQKFMIHNRNKNVVVVAQTGYGKTEAGLLWIGNNKGFFTLPLRVAINAIFDRVKNQIVIEKLENRIGLLHSDFREIYIEDIKKKEKNNLEKMDNDELFMYMDKTKQLSLPLTVCTIDQLFDFVFRAPGFELKVATLSYSKVVIDEIQMYSTDLLAYLIYGLKYITDFGGKFAIMTATLPGIITDLLKKEEIEFVTTEPFINDKKRHNLKVLKEVINAKFIKENYKYNKILVVCNTVKKSKQIYEELKNLGIECKELNLLHSRFIKKDRAEKEKEISEFANPKRFKESVKKERKSKNIFENGIWIGTQVVEASLDLDFDILITELSDLNGLFQRMGRCYRNREILDEKYNCYVFTEECSGIKSSKAVIDKEIHQKSKEALINIDGLLTEKEKLELIDEVYSTESLKDTEYYGKLVKNIYALKNYIVEYEKTKSEVQKIFRNIASRDIIPKIIYQENEKEIKKNIEILQKKAKGLDEEKRKNLRSEKIEARREINQFKVAIPEYEFDDISPEQVEKIEINDYETLIILDCDYSYEKGFEVKMKNQDFFEDNTF, from the coding sequence ATGAAGAATAATTTTTTAGCTAAATCTAGTGGCGAAACAATATTAAGACACACAGAAAATCTGTTTAATAATTTTATGAAAATTTTTATGATCTATCCCAAATTAAATGTTGAAAAAAGGCTATTATTGCTTGCGTGTATCTATCATGATTTAGGAAAAATAAATCAGAAATTTCAGAGTAAACTGTCTGGTGAAAAGCAAAGTGGGGAAATTCCTCATGGGATACTCAGTACTTCATTTATAAATGATGATATTTTAATTGAATATCATCATTTTAGTGAAGATGAAATAAAAATTTTAGCTCATTCTGTAGCTTTACATCATGAAAGAAATTTAATGGAAATAAATGACAGTGATTTATCTGATGAGATATATTCAATGAACAATGAAGTTAAAAATTTTTCAAAGGAATTAAAAATTCTGGAAAATATTTATTTTGAATATTTTAAAAATACTGAGAATTATAAAGATAGAAAAGCAATTTTTAATTGGGAAGACGGAAAAGTTGAATTAGCAGAATTAAGCTCTTTATTTTATGAAATAGGAAGTAGAGTCTATTCTGATGTAGAAGGTTCTGAAACTTTTCAAAAATATGTGATGTTAAAAGGATTGCTGAATAAAATAGACTATGCTGCAAGTTCATATATTCCAGTTGAGGAAAAAAATGATTTTCTTGAAGAGAAAATGAATGCTTTTCTAAAAAATGTATTGAAAAAGGATAATCCTGAGAATGACTGGAATGAGTTGCAGAAGTTTATGATTCATAATCGAAATAAAAATGTTGTAGTGGTGGCACAGACAGGATATGGAAAGACTGAAGCGGGACTACTTTGGATAGGTAATAATAAGGGCTTTTTTACATTGCCGTTAAGAGTAGCAATTAATGCAATTTTTGACAGAGTGAAAAATCAGATTGTAATTGAAAAACTGGAAAATAGAATAGGACTGCTACATTCAGATTTTAGAGAAATATATATAGAAGATATAAAAAAGAAGGAAAAAAATAATCTAGAAAAAATGGATAATGATGAGCTGTTTATGTATATGGACAAAACAAAGCAGCTCTCCTTACCATTGACAGTCTGCACAATAGACCAGCTTTTTGATTTTGTTTTCAGAGCACCGGGATTTGAATTAAAAGTTGCTACACTATCTTATTCTAAAGTGGTTATTGATGAAATCCAGATGTATTCAACGGATTTATTAGCTTATTTGATATATGGACTGAAATATATTACAGATTTTGGTGGGAAATTTGCTATAATGACCGCTACTTTACCAGGAATTATCACAGATTTGTTAAAAAAGGAAGAAATAGAATTTGTAACTACAGAACCTTTTATAAATGATAAGAAAAGACATAATTTGAAAGTATTAAAAGAAGTCATTAATGCTAAATTTATAAAAGAAAATTATAAATATAATAAAATTCTGGTTGTCTGCAACACTGTCAAAAAATCCAAACAAATATATGAAGAATTAAAAAATTTAGGAATAGAATGTAAAGAATTGAATCTTCTTCATAGCCGATTTATAAAAAAGGACAGAGCTGAAAAAGAAAAAGAAATTTCTGAATTTGCCAATCCTAAAAGATTTAAGGAAAGTGTGAAAAAGGAAAGAAAATCAAAAAATATTTTTGAAAATGGAATCTGGATTGGTACACAAGTAGTTGAAGCATCTCTTGATTTGGATTTTGATATTCTAATTACAGAATTATCAGATTTGAATGGACTTTTTCAGAGAATGGGAAGATGTTACAGAAATAGAGAGATTTTGGATGAAAAATATAACTGCTATGTTTTTACAGAAGAGTGTTCCGGAATAAAAAGTTCCAAAGCAGTTATAGATAAAGAAATTCATCAAAAATCTAAAGAAGCACTGATAAACATTGACGGATTACTTACAGAAAAGGAAAAATTAGAATTGATTGATGAGGTTTATTCTACTGAAAGTTTAAAAGATACGGAGTATTATGGAAAATTAGTAAAAAATATTTATGCTTTGAAAAATTATATAGTGGAATATGAAAAAACAAAATCAGAAGTACAGAAAATTTTTAGAAATATTGCTTCAAGAGATATAATTCCAAAAATTATTTATCAGGAAAATGAAAAAGAAATAAAGAAAAATATTGAAATCCTGCAGAAGAAAGCAAAGGGATTAGATGAAGAAAAGCGAAAAAATTTAAGAAGTGAAAAAATAGAAGCAAGACGGGAAATAAATCAATTTAAAGTAGCAATTCCTGAATATGAATTTGATGATATTTCTCCTGAGCAAGTAGAAAAAATAGAAATAAATGATTATGAAACATTGATTATTTTAGATTGTGATTATTCGTATGAAAAAGGATTTGAAGTAAAAATGAAAAATCAAGATTTTTTTGAAGATAATACTTTTTAA
- the cas1b gene encoding type I-B CRISPR-associated endonuclease Cas1b, whose product MAESYFIFSNGELKRKDNVVRITAPDGRFKDIKIEVTRDIYLFGEVSLNTKCLNYLAQNKIPVHIFNYYGFYTGTFYPKESNVSGKLFVKQVENYTDNSKRIELAQLIIDAASTNILRNLRYYQERGKDLESVITEIKALKKGIFRTNEINELMGIEGSIRRTYYTAWNTIVNQEIDFEKRVKRPPDNMINTMISFLNTLVYTACLSEIYVSQLNPTISYLHSVGERRFSLSLDIAEVFKPLLADRIIFSLLNKKMITEKDFVKDSNYFYMKENAQKLILKTFNERLETSIKHRDLNRKVSYRHLMRLEAYKLVKHLLEDKKYEGFKIWW is encoded by the coding sequence ATGGCAGAAAGTTATTTTATTTTTTCAAACGGTGAATTAAAACGTAAAGATAATGTTGTGAGAATAACAGCACCAGATGGACGTTTTAAGGATATAAAAATAGAAGTTACAAGAGATATTTACTTGTTTGGAGAAGTTTCATTAAATACAAAATGTTTAAATTATTTAGCACAAAATAAAATTCCTGTCCATATTTTTAATTATTATGGATTTTATACTGGAACATTTTATCCAAAAGAATCGAATGTTTCTGGAAAATTATTTGTAAAACAAGTTGAAAATTATACAGATAATTCAAAAAGAATTGAATTAGCACAATTAATAATAGATGCAGCAAGCACAAATATTTTGCGAAATTTAAGATATTATCAGGAACGAGGAAAAGATTTAGAATCCGTAATAACAGAAATTAAGGCACTGAAAAAAGGAATTTTTAGAACAAACGAAATTAATGAGTTAATGGGAATTGAAGGAAGTATCAGACGTACTTATTATACCGCATGGAATACAATTGTTAATCAGGAAATTGATTTTGAAAAAAGAGTAAAAAGACCGCCTGATAATATGATAAATACTATGATTTCTTTTTTGAACACATTAGTTTACACTGCCTGTCTGTCTGAAATATATGTTAGTCAGTTGAATCCTACAATAAGTTATTTACATAGTGTAGGAGAAAGAAGATTTTCATTATCGCTTGATATTGCCGAGGTATTTAAGCCTCTTTTGGCAGATAGAATTATTTTTTCTCTTTTAAATAAAAAAATGATAACAGAAAAAGATTTTGTCAAAGATTCAAATTATTTTTATATGAAAGAAAATGCACAGAAATTAATTTTAAAAACTTTTAACGAAAGATTAGAAACCTCAATAAAGCACAGAGATTTAAACCGAAAAGTTTCTTACCGGCATCTAATGCGTTTAGAAGCATACAAATTAGTAAAACATTTGCTAGAAGATAAAAAATACGAAGGATTTAAAATATGGTGGTAG